The window GTTCGGGATGCCGGCGGCGGTCATTGATGATGTCGTAGACGATGCCGTCGAGCAGATCGATGGCCGCCCGCACTTTGCGATGGCGCGGCTTGCCGATGGTCGTCATCGTGTTCATCGCCTCGCCGATTTCGCCCGCCTGCTCGGTGATGTCGAAGCCGAAGAGCGATTCGGTCACGATGTCGAGCGTCAGATGCATCATCTCGGCGGCGATGTTGATCGGCCGGCCTTCGTCGGCCGCCGCGCCCAGCCGGGCCAACGTGCGCCCCACGGCCTGTTGCATCAACTCGGCGAAGATGGGCAGGCTATGGCGGTGAAAGGCAGGCTGGATCAGGCGGCGCTGCTCGCGCCAGAGCGGGTTTTCGCTGGTCAGCAAGCCCTGGCCCGTCAGCGATTCCAGAATATATTTGTTCAGGTGGGTATCTTTGTTGTAATTCTGGCCGTTGGCTTGCAGGACGTGGCGAATGTAGTCGGGATGATTGATCAAATAGGCCGGCTCCAGGCTGGAGCGGTATTGGACAATATCGCCATAGGTCTGCGTCAGCCACAGAAAAAAGCGCAGTGGGTTGCGAATCTCTTCCCGGCCACCCATGCCCATGCCCGCGCTGGGGGGATGCTTAAGGGTGACAGGCTCCGTTCCTTGCATCATCGTTGGTCCTCTGCCGGCCTCATTGACAGGCGCCGCACAGCCATCATTATGAAGTAATCCGGCCATAATAGGCAAATGGTGACGTTTCCAGACCTCTGAAATGGGCTATAATTGCCTCGCTTCAATCATACCATACGCGGCGCAAGGGCCGAAAGGTGCATTCTACTACAAAGGTCGCTACGTGATTTCACACAAGATTGCCCAGCGACACCATCGACGTGAGGAGAACCATGACCACTCGTTTGTTTGATAGCTTTGGCGCGCGGGCCAAGCTCAAGGGTACGGATTACCACTATTACCGCCTGGACAAATTGTCGCGTCTGGCCGACGTTGATCGTCTGCCCTTCTCGATCAAAATCCTGTTGGAAGCCCTGTTGCGGTCGGCCGACGGCTACGAGGTGATGCCCGCCGACGTGGAGCGGCTGGCCCGCTGGTCGCCGCAGATGGGCGCGTCGTTCGAGATTCCCTTCAAGCCCGGCCGCGTCATCCTGCAAGATTTCACCGGCGTGCCCGCGGTGGTCGATCTGGCGGCCATGCGCGCGGCGATGGCCCGCCTGGGGGGCAAGCCCAGCCGCATCAACCCCATCGTGCCCGTCGATCTGGTCATCGACCATTCGGTGCAGGTCGATCAATTCGGCTCGGCCTTCGCCCTGTTCTACAACGCCGAGCGCGAGTTCGAGCGCAACCGCGAACGGTACGAGTTCCTAAAATGGGGCCAGGCGGCGTTCGAGAACTTCCGCGTTGTGCCGCCGGCCACCGGCATCGTCCATCAGGTCAATCTGGAATATCTGGGCCAGGTGGTGATGAGCAAGCCGGAGGGCGACGACCGCGTGGCCTTCCCCGATAGCCTGGTCGGCACCGATTCGCACACGACGATGATCAACGGCCTGGGCGTGCTGGGCTGGGGCGTGGGCGGCATCGAGGCCGAGGCGGTCATGCTCGGCCAGCCGATCTACATGCTGGCTCCGGCCGTCGTCGGCGTGCGCCTCGTGGGCAGCCTGCCCGAAGGGGCCACGGCCACCGACCTCGTCCTGCGCATCACCGAAATGCTGCGCAAGAAGGGCGTCGTCGGCAAGTTCGTCGAATATTTCGGCCCCGGCCTCGGCAACATGACCCTGGCCGACCGGGCGACCATCGCCAATATGTGCCCGGAATATGGGGCCACGGTCGGCTTCTTCCCCGTCGATGACGAGACGCTCAACTATCTGCGCAATACCGGCCGCCCGGCGGCGCTGGTCGATCTGGTTGAGCGTTACACCAAGGAGCAGGGCCTCTTCCGCACCGAGACTACGCCCGACCCCGAATTCAGCGACATGGTGGAACTCGACCTGGCGACCATTGAGCCGAGTCTGGCCGGGCCGAAGCTGCCCCAGGATCGCATCGCCCTCAAGCACATGAAGGAGACGTTCCGCCAGCATCTGGTAGCCCCGGTGGGGCCGCGCGGCTTCGGGCTGACCGAGGAAGATCTGGGGCGCACGGCCGAAGTCGCCAACGGCCACACAACGGCCATCGGCCACGGCGCGGTGGTCATCGCCGCCATCACCAGCTGCACCAATACGTCGAACCCCAGCGTCATGCTGGCCGCCGGGCTGCTGGCGAAAAAGGCGGTCGAGGCCGGGCTGACCGTGCCGCCCTATGTGAAGACCAGCCTGGCCCCCGGCTCGCGGGTGGTCGAGGATTATCTGAAGCGCGCCGGGCTGCTGCCCTATCTGGAGCAACTGGGCTTCCACATCGTCGGCTTCGGCTGCACGACGTGCATCGGCAACTCCGGCCCGCTGCCGGATGAGGTCAGCCAGGCCATTCAGGACGGCCAACTGGTCGTCTCGTCGGTGCTCAGCGGCAATCGCAACTTCGAGGGGCGCGTCCATCCCGACACGCGCAGCAACTATCTGGCCTCGCCGCCGCTGGTGGTGGCCTATGCCCTGGCCGGGCGCACCGACCTCGATATGTACAATGAACCCATCGGCACTGGCGAGGATGGGCGGCCGGTGTATCTGCAAGAAATCTGGCCCAGCAACGCCGAGATCAAGCGCGTCATGGCCGAAGCGCTGACGCCGGAGATGTTCACCGAGCAGTACGGCAACGCCTTCACCGGCAACGAGATGTGGAACCTGATCCCCACAAGCGGCGGCGAACTGTACAAATGGGATCATTCCTCCACCTACATCCAGGAGCCGCCGTTCTTTGCCGGGCTGGCGCGTGAGGTGAAGCCCATTACCGACATCAAGGGGGCGCGCGTGCTGGTCAAGGTCGGCGATTCGATCACCACCGACCACATCTCGCCGGCCGGTTCCATCTCGCGCACCAGCCCGGCGGCCTACTACCTGATGAATCAGGACGTGGAGCCGCGCGAGTTCAACTCCTACGGCTCGCGGCGCGGCAATGACCGGGTGATGACCCGCGGCACGTTCGCCAACATTCGCCTGCGCAACCAGATGGCCCCCGGCACCGAGGGCGGCATGACCACCTATCTGCCCACCGGTGAAGTGATGAGCATCTTCCAGGCCTCGCTGAAGTACAAGGAGAGCGGCACGCCCCTGGTGGCGCTGGCCGGGCACGAATACGGCACGGGCAGCTCGCGCGACTGGGCGGCCAAGGGGCCGCTGCTGCTGGGCATCCGCCTGGTCATCGCCGAGAGCTTCGAGCGCATCCACCGTAGCAATCTGGTCGGCATGGGTATCCTGCCCTTGCAATACCGGCCGGGCGAGAACGCGCAGACGCTGGGCCTTGACGGCAACGAAATCTACTCCACGGTCGGGCTGACCGACGAATTGCAGCCGGGGCAGGCGGTCACCGTCCGCGCCGAGTTCGCCGACGGCCGGATCAGCACCTTCGAGACCATCTGCCGCATCGATACGCCGGTGGAAGTGGACTACTATCGCAATGGCGGTATCCTCCATACTGTGTTGCGCCACTTCCTGGCGGAGTAATAAATGGAAAATATCACGAATGGCAAGTTCACGGGCCGGGCGCGCCGGCGTTCGGCCCTGGCGGCGCTGGCGCTAGGGATGGCGCTGCTGGCCGCTTGTAATCAGGGCGGGGCGAGCACGGTCGAAACCACGGCCGACGCCGCCATGCACCGCGCCAACCCGGCCCGCACCGGCCTGTATGCGGCCGACGGGCCGACCGAGTACCAGTCCATCAAGTGGCAATTCGCCGCCGCCGATTGGGTCTTCGGCGCGCCGGCCGTGCTGGGCGATACCGTCTTCGTCGCCGGCTACGACGGCCACGCCTACGCCCTCGACCGCGAGACGGGCGCGGAGAAGTGGCGCTTCGACTCCGGGGCCGAGATCATCGCTTCGCCCGCGGCGGCCGGCGATTTGCTGTTCGTGGGCAACATGGGCGGCGTCATCCTGGCCCTCGACGGCGCGACGGGCGAAGAACGGTGGCGGGTGGAAAGTGGCGCGGGCTTCTCCGGCTCGCCGGCCGTCGTCGGCGATACGGTCTACTTCGGCAACGAGGCCGGGCTGCTGCTGGCCCTGGACACGGCCGATGGGGCCGAGCGCTGGCGCTTCCAGCAACCGGATACCAACATGCCCTTCTCCCCGGCCGTGGCCGACGGGATCGTCTACGCGGCGGTATCGAACGGCATCCTCTATGCCCTCGACGCGGCCACGGGCGAGGAACAGTGGCGCTATGACCCCAACACCCAGACGAACCTGCACTCGCCCACAGCCGACCCCGTGGTCGCTGACGGCGTGGTTTATTTTATGACCACCGACACCTCCCTGAAGGGCATCCTGCACGCCATCGACGTGGCGACGCAGACCGTCCGCTGGCAATATTCCAGCCAGGCCGAGAACTTCTCCGCGCCGGCCGTCAGTGGCGACAAGTTGATCTGGGGCAGCCTGGATCACAAACTGTACGCCGTATCGGCCGAATCCGGCGAGTTACTTTGGACCTATCCGACGGAAGACATCATCTTCAGCGCGGCGGCCATCGCCGGCGAGACGGTCTACGTCGGCGGGCAGGATATGAACCTCCACGCCGTCAACATCAACGACGGCCGCCGGCGCTGGCAATTCCGGGCCGAGTCCAGCGTGTCGTCGCCGGCCGTGGTCGACGGCGTCGTCTTCGTCGGCACCGAGGGCGGCATTGTCTATGCCCTCCAATAACAGCACACCGAACTAGATTAGAAACGAATCCGCAAACAAGGAGAATTGATGAACAACAATCACGACGTAGAACCGGAAGTACTGTCTGAGACCGAGGATTATGGTTTTGCCGTCTGGCGCAGCATGGAAGAAGACGGCTATATGTACCACGTCGAACTGGGTGGGGTGACGCTGCACATGGCCCCCGAAGAGTGGGAGGAGTTTGTCGTCCTCATTCGTAACGCTTCCGCCTAACAGGAACCAAACCTGACAGGTGGCCGGTTGCCACCTGTCAGGTCTAGCATTGCCCCTGGAAATCGTATGGAACGGGAGCCGCAGACCATCCTCTACGTGCCGATGATCCGCGATATGGCCGAATATGATCGGCCGCGCGAACGGCTGATCAAGGTCGGCGCGGAAGTGCTCTCGACGGCCGAATTACTGGCAATCGTCCTGCGCAACGGCTCGCAGGGCGAAAACGTGTTGCGGCTGGCCGAGCGGCTATTGGCCCAATTCGACAATCTGCCCGGTCTGGCGCGGGCGACGATCACCGAACTGACCGAGGCCCATGGCGTGGGGCCGGCCAAGGCGGCCGAGATCAAGGCGGCGATGGAACTCGGCCGGCGTTTGGTGGCCGCCTCGCCCGAAGAGCGCCCCCACGTCAGCACGCCCGACGACGCCTTCCACCTGCTCAAATCGGAGATGATGTTCCTCGATCAGGAGCATCTGCGGCTCATCCTGCTGGACACGCGCAACCGGGTCTTGCGCACGCCGACGATCTACGTCGGCAGCCTCAACACGTCGGTCATCCGCGTCGGCGAACTGTTCCGCGCCGCCATCCGCGAGAACGCCGCGGCCTTTATCATCGCCCACAATCACCCCTCCGGCGATCCCTCCCCCTCGCCGGAAGACATCAA is drawn from Candidatus Promineifilum breve and contains these coding sequences:
- the acnA gene encoding aconitate hydratase AcnA; the encoded protein is MTTRLFDSFGARAKLKGTDYHYYRLDKLSRLADVDRLPFSIKILLEALLRSADGYEVMPADVERLARWSPQMGASFEIPFKPGRVILQDFTGVPAVVDLAAMRAAMARLGGKPSRINPIVPVDLVIDHSVQVDQFGSAFALFYNAEREFERNRERYEFLKWGQAAFENFRVVPPATGIVHQVNLEYLGQVVMSKPEGDDRVAFPDSLVGTDSHTTMINGLGVLGWGVGGIEAEAVMLGQPIYMLAPAVVGVRLVGSLPEGATATDLVLRITEMLRKKGVVGKFVEYFGPGLGNMTLADRATIANMCPEYGATVGFFPVDDETLNYLRNTGRPAALVDLVERYTKEQGLFRTETTPDPEFSDMVELDLATIEPSLAGPKLPQDRIALKHMKETFRQHLVAPVGPRGFGLTEEDLGRTAEVANGHTTAIGHGAVVIAAITSCTNTSNPSVMLAAGLLAKKAVEAGLTVPPYVKTSLAPGSRVVEDYLKRAGLLPYLEQLGFHIVGFGCTTCIGNSGPLPDEVSQAIQDGQLVVSSVLSGNRNFEGRVHPDTRSNYLASPPLVVAYALAGRTDLDMYNEPIGTGEDGRPVYLQEIWPSNAEIKRVMAEALTPEMFTEQYGNAFTGNEMWNLIPTSGGELYKWDHSSTYIQEPPFFAGLAREVKPITDIKGARVLVKVGDSITTDHISPAGSISRTSPAAYYLMNQDVEPREFNSYGSRRGNDRVMTRGTFANIRLRNQMAPGTEGGMTTYLPTGEVMSIFQASLKYKESGTPLVALAGHEYGTGSSRDWAAKGPLLLGIRLVIAESFERIHRSNLVGMGILPLQYRPGENAQTLGLDGNEIYSTVGLTDELQPGQAVTVRAEFADGRISTFETICRIDTPVEVDYYRNGGILHTVLRHFLAE
- a CDS encoding outer membrane protein assembly factor BamB family protein; amino-acid sequence: MENITNGKFTGRARRRSALAALALGMALLAACNQGGASTVETTADAAMHRANPARTGLYAADGPTEYQSIKWQFAAADWVFGAPAVLGDTVFVAGYDGHAYALDRETGAEKWRFDSGAEIIASPAAAGDLLFVGNMGGVILALDGATGEERWRVESGAGFSGSPAVVGDTVYFGNEAGLLLALDTADGAERWRFQQPDTNMPFSPAVADGIVYAAVSNGILYALDAATGEEQWRYDPNTQTNLHSPTADPVVADGVVYFMTTDTSLKGILHAIDVATQTVRWQYSSQAENFSAPAVSGDKLIWGSLDHKLYAVSAESGELLWTYPTEDIIFSAAAIAGETVYVGGQDMNLHAVNINDGRRRWQFRAESSVSSPAVVDGVVFVGTEGGIVYALQ
- the radC gene encoding RadC family protein, with the translated sequence MEREPQTILYVPMIRDMAEYDRPRERLIKVGAEVLSTAELLAIVLRNGSQGENVLRLAERLLAQFDNLPGLARATITELTEAHGVGPAKAAEIKAAMELGRRLVAASPEERPHVSTPDDAFHLLKSEMMFLDQEHLRLILLDTRNRVLRTPTIYVGSLNTSVIRVGELFRAAIRENAAAFIIAHNHPSGDPSPSPEDINVTRQIVQAGKLLDVDVLDHIVIGRNRYVSLKQRGLGFERA